One Chlorobaculum limnaeum genomic window carries:
- a CDS encoding diacylglycerol/polyprenol kinase family protein produces the protein MNRSSKNVKIEPDSDHLDFRYELARKAIHLSSLLIPLIYWHIGRKQALLILAPVTAGFLLVDVFKHFVPFISTWYHSTFGTMLRGHELSRERLHLNGATWITLAAFVLIAFFPKTIAVASFAMVSVSDTVAALVGKKFGRHRFGQKSIEGSLAFFVSALIIVSLIPGLLFPVGIVMAVAGTFTEALVLKIGAFRIDDNFSVPLAGAVAGLLCYIWLFPEALQALAR, from the coding sequence ATGAATCGATCATCCAAAAACGTCAAGATCGAACCGGATTCCGACCATCTCGACTTCCGTTACGAGTTAGCGCGCAAGGCGATTCATCTCTCTTCCCTCCTGATTCCGCTGATTTACTGGCACATCGGCAGAAAACAGGCTCTGCTGATCCTCGCTCCAGTGACGGCTGGATTCCTGCTTGTCGATGTATTCAAGCATTTCGTGCCATTCATTTCAACCTGGTACCACTCGACCTTCGGCACCATGCTGCGCGGCCATGAGTTGAGCCGGGAGCGGCTGCATCTGAACGGCGCAACCTGGATCACGCTGGCGGCGTTCGTCCTGATCGCCTTTTTCCCGAAAACGATCGCCGTCGCCTCCTTCGCGATGGTCTCGGTGTCGGACACTGTGGCGGCGCTGGTGGGCAAGAAGTTCGGCCGTCACCGTTTCGGTCAGAAAAGCATTGAAGGGAGCCTCGCGTTTTTCGTGAGCGCTCTCATTATCGTCTCGCTTATTCCCGGCCTGCTGTTCCCGGTCGGCATTGTCATGGCTGTGGCAGGAACCTTCACCGAAGCGCTTGTTCTCAAGATCGGCGCTTTCAGGATCGACGACAATTTCAGCGTGCCGCTGGCCGGAGCCGTCGCGGGCCTCCTCTGCTACATCTGGCTTTTCCCCGAAGCGTTGCAAGCGCTCGCCCGCTGA
- a CDS encoding L-threonylcarbamoyladenylate synthase, with the protein MQTLVTDRPEEAANWLNRGETVAFPTETVYGLGADAFDAEAVAKIFSAKGRPSDNPLIVHVATPDRIGEVAAEIGEMAEMLVERFFPGPLTLVLKKRNSVPEIVSAGLPTIGVRCPSHPVAAEFLKYCKHPVAAPSANVSGRPSPTDWKTVYHDLGGRIACLLRGEPSTIGLESTIVDCSVNPPRLLRTGAVSIESLRELVPDLEIATVCKPGEAPKSPGQKYRHYSPEAEIVLVETPPQSLPTDSRSAWIGLAAPPAGATKSLRCRDMDEYARVLFVFFRMCDAEGIGRIYCELPPEEGIGRAIRDRLVKAAG; encoded by the coding sequence ATGCAGACCCTCGTGACCGACCGGCCCGAAGAGGCCGCAAACTGGCTCAACCGTGGCGAAACGGTGGCCTTTCCGACCGAAACTGTCTACGGCCTCGGCGCCGACGCTTTCGATGCGGAGGCGGTGGCAAAGATTTTCAGCGCGAAAGGGCGACCGTCTGACAATCCGCTGATCGTGCACGTGGCGACGCCCGACCGCATCGGCGAGGTGGCGGCGGAGATCGGCGAGATGGCAGAGATGCTCGTCGAGCGCTTCTTCCCCGGTCCGCTGACCCTCGTGCTGAAAAAGCGCAACTCCGTACCGGAGATCGTCTCCGCCGGACTGCCGACGATTGGGGTGCGCTGCCCGTCGCACCCGGTGGCTGCGGAATTCTTGAAATACTGCAAGCACCCGGTCGCCGCGCCCTCCGCGAACGTTTCAGGCCGCCCAAGCCCGACCGACTGGAAAACCGTCTATCACGACCTCGGCGGCAGAATCGCCTGCCTGTTGCGCGGCGAACCAAGCACCATCGGCCTCGAATCGACCATCGTTGACTGCTCCGTCAACCCACCGCGCCTCCTGCGCACCGGAGCCGTCAGCATCGAAAGCCTCCGAGAGCTGGTTCCCGATCTGGAAATTGCGACTGTCTGCAAACCCGGCGAAGCCCCAAAAAGCCCCGGCCAAAAGTACCGTCACTACAGCCCCGAAGCCGAAATCGTGCTCGTCGAAACCCCGCCCCAAAGCCTGCCGACAGACTCCCGATCCGCATGGATCGGCCTCGCCGCCCCGCCAGCCGGAGCCACGAAATCACTCCGATGCCGCGATATGGACGAATACGCCCGCGTTCTGTTCGTATTTTTTCGGATGTGCGACGCCGAGGGAATTGGCAGGATTTATTGCGAGTTACCGCCAGAAGAGGGAATTGGACGGGCAATACGGGATAGATTGGTTAAGGCGGCGGGATAA